Proteins from a genomic interval of Zonotrichia leucophrys gambelii isolate GWCS_2022_RI chromosome 5, RI_Zleu_2.0, whole genome shotgun sequence:
- the AMN gene encoding protein amnionless, producing the protein MKRLLSLLGILQLLAATAAVYKQWIPNTNFETASNWDKGRVPCARDVVHFEKDKVVSVFVGSPHALTDMYLPLNGEFLLAAGAAFTAFDGSWDPGCDSGGTVRFADAEQRSWFDPTLWRDVLPSGELRPGGPIFSVHEERVPCRHDDVIFQPETSFRVNTDSAQPVIQLRSISVMGQELNTPSSWAGYLGGPSAPLQFHGNGTLQVTGTGCPDKSGCACGNALDGPRICAALLRAPGRPCPEPACQSPLQPLGHCCGVCGATINLEFTPDFDLQKYQDKLVQELLSQPRYAGVQLAMSKVHRAQTFLGLVSRGAAPLIQIVLIDDRAGAQAGTAAEQLAADIMQDIAQHGEALGISSGKMEVATGSTATGQVGSPPVSRIAAGTVMGLLFSLLFLGGILFLYRKGKLRLPALRPQHPWERMEEPAPPAPASDKGFDNPVFSVEPPDVDLAEVASKDLQVFYLNPLYSASETET; encoded by the exons ATGAAGcgcctgctctccctgctgggcatcctgcagctcctgg ctgccacCGCTGCCGTGTACAAGCAGTGGATCCCCAACACCAATTTCGAAACCGCCTCCAACTGGGATAAAGGCAGagtcccctgtgccagggatgtGGTTCACTTTGAGAAGGACAAG GTTGTCTCAGTCTTCGTCGGGTCTCCCCACGCGCTGACAGACATG TACCTGCCCCTGAATGGAGAgttcctgctggcagctggtgcAGCCTTCACAGCTTTCGATGGCAGCTGGGATCCAGGCTGTGACTCAG GTGGAACAGTGAGGTTTGCTGATGCTGAGCAGCGCTCGTGGTTCGACCCCACGCTGTGGCGGGATGTCCTCCCCAGCGGCGAGCTCAGGCCCGGCGGGCCCATCTTCTCGGTGCATGAGGAGCGCGTCCCGTGCCGCCACGACGATGTTATCTTCCAGCCTGAAACCTCCTTCCGGGTAAACACCGACTCAGCGCAGCCCGTGATTCAGCTCCGCAGCATCTCTGTCATGGGCCAG gagctgaaCACCCCATCATCCTGGGCTGGGTACCTGGGGGGCCCCTCTGCCCCGCTGCAGTTTCATGGCAATGGCACTCTCCAGGTGACAGGCACTGGCTGTCCTGATAAgtctggctgtgcctgtgggaaTGCCCTG GATGGCCCCCGCATCTGcgcagccctgctcagggcaccAGGGAGGCCGTGCCCAGAGCCAGCGTGCCAgagccctctgcagccccttggCCACTGCTGTGGGGTCTGTG GGGCCACCATTAACCTGGAGTTCACTCCCGATTTTGACCTGCAGAAGTACCAGGACAAATTGGTCCAAGAGTTGCTGAGCCAG CCCAGATACGCCGGTGTGCAGCTGGCCATGTCCAAGgtgcacagagcacagaccTTCCTGGGCCTCGTGTCCCGCGGTGCCGCTCCTCTCATCCAGATCGTGCTGATTGATGACAGAGCGGGAGCGCAGGCGGGCACCGCTGCcgagcagctggcagcagacaTCATGCAGGACATAGCACAGCACG GTGAAGCTCTCGGCATTTCAAGTGGCAAGATGGAAGTGGCCACTGGCAGCACTGCTACTGGGCAGGTGGGGAGCCCCCCAGTGAGCAGGATCGCAGCAGGGACGGTCATGGGGCTGCTCTTCAGTCTCCTGTTCCTTGGAGGGATTCTCTTTCTCTACAGAAAGGGAAAGCTGAG gttGCCTGCCCTGCGCCCGCAGCACCCCTGGGAGAGGATGGAGGAGCCGGCGCCCCCTGCACCAGCCAGCGACAAAGGCTTTGACAACCCCGTGTTCAGCGTG GAGCCTCCAGATGTTGACCTTGCAGAAGTGGCATCCAAAGATCTCCAGGTTTTCTACCTCAACCCTCTGTACAGTGCAAGCGAGACAGAGACCTGA